A genome region from Cucurbita pepo subsp. pepo cultivar mu-cu-16 chromosome LG02, ASM280686v2, whole genome shotgun sequence includes the following:
- the LOC111787640 gene encoding 50S ribosomal protein 6, chloroplastic-like: MSISTFFGCRISVPPLVNPSARNAAAPCSGGSLVIECSSRPNKKATAHHMKTRPRKSQPWDIKRKPTVYPPLPNLPPDWTFVSPVSGDGNVEVASSIASSEQAPSTSE, from the coding sequence ATGTCGATTTCGACCTTTTTCGGCTGTAGGATTTCGGTTCCGCCATTGGTGAATCCATCTGCAAGAAATGCTGCTGCTCCATGTTCCGGCGGGAGTTTGGTGATTGAATGCTCGTCGAGGCCAAACAAGAAGGCGACTGCACATCACATGAAAACGAGGCCACGGAAGTCTCAGCCATGGGACATTAAGCGCAAGCCGACTGTGTATCCTCCTCTGCCGAATCTTCCACCGGACTGGACTTTTGTTTCACCAGTCTCTGGCGATGGTAATGTGGAGGTAGCTTCTTCGATTGCTTCATCGGAACAAGCACCGTCTACTAGCGAGTAA
- the LOC111785465 gene encoding glutamyl-tRNA(Gln) amidotransferase subunit C, chloroplastic/mitochondrial: MASGALRLLKGASSLPSLNPQIFISTSLNSLPVSNIRIRKCSTAPGIRASLQPPDVPRLAETARISLNPSEVEEFAPKIRQVVDWFGQLQAVDLQSIEPSIRADTEGGNQRDDVSETFENREAMIGAVPVFDEPYIRVPKVLNKE, from the exons ATGGCAAGTGGAGCTCTGCGTTTGCTCAAAGGAGCTTCATCACTTCCATCGTTGAATCCCCAAATCTTCATCTCTACCAGTTTGAATTCGCTTCCTGTTTCTAATATCAGAATCCGGAAATGTTCGACTGCTCCTGGAATTCGTGCCTCTCTTCAACCTCCCGATGTTCCTCGTTTAGCTGAAACAGCTCGAATTTCCCTCAATCCGAGTGAG GTTGAAGAATTTGCTCCTAAGATTCGACAGGTTGTTGACTG gTTTGGGCAGCTCCAGGCGGTTGATCTTCAAAGCATTGAGCCTTCCATTAGGGCAG ATACTGAAGGTGGCAATCAGCGGGATGATGTTTCTGAAACATTCGAAAACAG AGAGGCCATGATTGGCGCAGTTCCAGTCTTTGATGAGCCGTATATCAGAGTTCCTAAAGTTCTGAATAAGGAGTAG
- the LOC111789374 gene encoding uncharacterized protein LOC111789374, translated as MDPCPFVRLTVGNLALKVPVASKPTRSVVHPSSSPCFCKIKFKKLPVQTAVVPFTENQFPDGQVPSTAATFHLSKSDLEKLAGKSLFASRPCLKISIYSGRRGTTCGVDSGRLLGKVSVPLVLAGTESKVTVFHNGWISVGKDSKGSCAQFHLNVKAEPDPRFVFQFDGEPECSPQVFQIQGNIRQPVFTCKFSFRTGDRTQRSRSLPTESSSSRGWLSSFGSERERPGKERKGWSITVHDLSGSPVAAASMVTPFVASPGSDRVSRSNPGSWLILRPGDGTWKPWGRLEAWRERGGSDGLGYRFELMPDTNGGMSAAGIVLAESALNTNKGGKFVIDLGGSSTGRSTPVNSTSPACSPRSSGDYGYGLWPYCVYRGFVMGASIEGEGKCSKPRVEVSVQHVNCTEDAAAFVALAAAIDLSMDACRLFSQRLRKELCQPLDFLA; from the exons ATGGATCCGTGCCCTTTTGTGCGTCTCACTGTTGGAAATCTTGCTCTTAAGGTTCCGGTGGCGTCTAAGCCTACTCGTTCCgttgttcatccttcttcgTCTCCTTGCTTTTGTAAAATCAAGTTTAAGAAACTGCCGGTGCAAACCGCCGTTGTGCCGTTTACTGAGAATCAGTTTCCCGATGGTCAGGTTCCGTCAACGGCGGCTACGTTTCATCTCAGTAAGTCTGATCTCGAGAAGCTTGCTGGAAAATCTTTATTCGCTTCGAGACCGTGCCTGAAAATCTCTATCTATAGCGGGCGGAGAGGTACCACTTGCGGCGTCGACTCCGGGAGACTATTAGGTAAAGTATCTGTACCTTTGGTACTGGCGGGAACTGAATCAAAGGTTACAGTATTCCACAATGGGTGGATTTCAGTAGGGAAAGACTCTAAGGGTTCTTGTGCGCAATTCCATTTGAATGTCAAAGCCGAACCCGACCCGAGATTCGTGTTTCAGTTCGATGGTGAACCTGAATGCAGTCCACAGGTGTTCCAGATTCAGGGCAACATTAGACAACCCGTATTCACCTGCAAGTTCAGCTTCAGAACCGGCGACCGGACTCAAAGATCCAG ATCATTGCCTACAGAATCGAGCAGTTCAAGGGGTTGGCTTAGCTCGTTCGGAAGCGAAAGGGAACGCCCAGGAAAGGAGCGTAAGGGTTGGTCCATCACCGTACACGACCTTTCCGGTTCACCCGTCGCCGCCGCTTCTATGGTCACCCCGTTCGTTGCTTCGCCGGGTTCCGATAGGGTCAGCCGGTCCAACCCAGGATCGTGGCTGATTCTTCGACCAGGCGATGGCACGTGGAAGCCATGGGGTCGACTCGAGGCATGGCGGGAGCGGGGTGGGTCGGACGGTTTAGGCTACCGATTTGAGCTGATGCCGGACACGAACGGAGGGATGAGCGCGGCCGGGATTGTACTAGCGGAGTCGGCTCTAAACACGAACAAGGGAGGGAAGTTCGTGATTGACTTGGGTGGAAGCTCAACGGGGAGATCAACGCCGGTGAACTCAACGTCGCCGGCGTGTAGTCCGAGGAGCAGCGGGGATTATGGGTACGGGCTTTGGCCGTATTGTGTGTATAGAGGGTTTGTGATGGGGGCTAGCATAGAAGGGGAAGGGAAATGCAGCAAGCCGAGAGTGGAAGTGAGCGTGCAGCACGTGAACTGCACAGAAGACGCGGCCGCATTCGTGGCATTGGCAGCGGCCATCGATCTTAGCATGGACGCTTGCAGGCTTTTCTCACAAAGGCTGAGGAAGGAGCTGTGTCAACCGTTGGATTTTCTTGCTTGA
- the LOC111788761 gene encoding ergosterol biosynthetic protein 28 — MKLLGWWLMLVGSLRLASVWFGFFDIWALRLAVFSNTTMTEVHGRTFGVWTLLTCTLCILCAFNLENKPIYLATFLSFIYALGHFLTEHLIYHTMSIANLTTVGIFAGTSIIWMLLQWNAHQRIHPKHS, encoded by the exons ATGAAGCTGCTAGGATGGTGGCTGATGCTGGTGGGATCGCTCCGGTTGGCCTCCGTTTGGTTCGGATTCTTCGACATATGGGCGTTGAGGCTCGCCGTCTTCTCCAACACAACCA TGACTGAAGTTCATGGAAGGACATTTGGAGTGTGGACTCTCCTAACTTGCACTCTTTGCATTCTCTGTGCATTCAACCTTGAGAATAAGCCCATTTATTTGGCGACCTTTTTGTCCTTCATCTATGCTTTGGGGCATTTCTTGACCGAACACTTGATATATCATACCATGTCCATCGCGAATCTCACGACCGTTGGCATCTTTGCGG GTACGTCAATAATATGGATGTTGCTCCAGTGGAATGCACACCAGAGAATTCATCCCAAACATTCTTGA
- the LOC111788760 gene encoding putative lipase YDL109C produces the protein MASVELGKPSYEAMSQGETRARLENGKREETDLNDTRNGMKKNGNRTVSSSLPMLGCGCFRVQRDEEGNLDIDVVNGSGERPQPTHLLIMVNGLFGSAKDWKYAAEAFLKMYPEDIVVHCSKRNYSTLTLDGVDVMGERLAEEILSVIRRHSSVQKISFVCHSLGGLIARYAIAKLYEQDALKEDVQVNGEYDKHGLRDQSKEEEFKGKIAGLEPINFITCATPHLGSRGHKQVPMCCGFYALEKVAVGTSYFFGRTGRQLFLIDKDSGKCPLLFHMAGDREDLKFLSALQSFRRRVTYANARYDNVVGWCTSSIRRHKELPKLKGLSGDSEYPYIVNVEMAKISSPELYVPSEAEANGYKKAVLEEEMIKGLSSVSWERVDVDFHKSKQRNNAHLTIQVNRYKDNSDGACVIQHMIDNFIL, from the exons ATGGCTTCTGTCGAATTGGGGAAGCCGAGTTATGAGGCTATGAGCCAAGGGGAAACCAGAGCACGATTGGAGAAtgggaagagagaagaaacagATTTGAATGACACGAGAAATGGGATGAAGAAGAATGGAAATCGTACAGTATCGTCTTCCTTACCTATGCTCGGATGCGGATGTTTCAGAGTACAACGCGATGAGGAAGGGAATTTGGATATAGACGTCGTCAATGGCTCTGGGGAGCGTCCGCAGCCCACCCACCTTCTTATAATGGTTAACGGTCTCTTTGGCAG TGCCAAAGATTGGAAATATGCAGCGGAGGCGTTTTTGAAGATGTATCCTGAAGATATTGTTGTTCATT GCAGTAAACGTAATTACTCAACATTGACTCTTGATGGTGTTGATGTGATGGGAGAAAGACTAGCAGAAGAG ATTTTGTCAGTTATCAGGAGACATTCCAGTGTCCAAAAGATCTCGTTTGTATGCCATTCATTAGGCGGACTGATAGCAAGGTATGCCATTGCAAAGCTTTATGAGCAAGATGCACTAAAAGAAGATGTCCAAGTTAATGGAGAGTATGACAAACATGGGCTTAGAGATCAAAGCAAAGAAGAGgaatttaaaggaaaaatagcAGGGCTGGAaccaattaattttataacatgTGCGACCCCACATCTGGGTTCAAGAGGGCATAAACAG GTTCCTATGTGTTGTGGCTTTTATGCCCTGGAAAAAGTAGCTGTCGGCACATCATATTTCTTTGGAAGAACTGGGAggcaattatttttaattgacaAGGACAGTGGAAAATGCCCCCTTCTTTTTCATATGGCTGGTGATCGTGAAGATCTCAAATTTTT ATCTGCTTTGCAGTCGTTTAGGCGACGTGTTACCTATGCTAATGCACGTTACGACA ACGTCGTTGGATGGTGTACATCTTCTATCAGGCGTCACAAAGAGTTGCCAAAg CTCAAAGGGTTATCAGGCGATAGTGAATATCCATATATTGTAAATGTAGAGATGGCAAAAATTTCCAGTCCTGAGTTATATGTGCCATCAGAGGCCGAAGCCAATGGATACAAGAAAGCTGTTTTGGAAG AAGAAATGATCAAAGGTTTATCGAGCGTGAGCTGGGAGCGAGTCGATGTTGACTTTCACAAAAGTAAACAAAGGAATAATGCTCACCTTACTATTCAG GTTAATAGGTACAAAGACAATTCCGATGGCGCCTGTGTGATCCAACATATGATTGACAATTTTATCTTGTAG